The following proteins are co-located in the Fluviicola sp. genome:
- a CDS encoding gliding motility-associated C-terminal domain-containing protein: protein MNQITKLLFPVLLILLFDGSSFGQADCDSVTAGIDQTVCAGAAIQLQGSSPGATNIVSNYWTGGNGVYVPGNNVPNPLYYPTAAEIAAGEVNLQYHLTYNAATPSADASLLAYDHLNEDSIFYISPIDGSVQGVQSNSGNDLTAIGYQSNTNLLYGISNIVEPPNLFEIDVITNAVTLLISNLGYSFWAGDFDNLNQLFYVIGTPYGAAQQQGLFVFDFSSGTPVGTYIGPLNLTGDNNIVFYNGGDGINGLAYDPNTNRLYGVSFSGQLYDINPVSGNATLIGDCQPGLRGLAYDYTTNKLWGCDEFANLYELDENTGTLLNTVDCQGDFVVVTSLTFAPGLIGETVTCTDSLHIDIIDCNMNCSSQMSILGDSCTQEVFSFSILSDSSIVSALWNFGDPGSGTDNTSNAINPDHTFSSAGSYTVTAIVNLSCGTDTLTETITVVPCETPETLTCELEVPNIFTPNADGINDHFAPNSNCLFDQYDFFIVNRWGELVFTASGQTDKWDGKYNGTNCSEGVYFYVINYQFPAQQTQMVQGMVTLSR from the coding sequence ATGAATCAAATAACCAAGCTTCTTTTTCCTGTCCTGCTGATTTTACTGTTTGATGGATCTTCTTTCGGACAAGCGGATTGTGATTCCGTTACAGCCGGAATTGATCAAACGGTTTGCGCCGGTGCTGCCATTCAGTTGCAGGGCAGTTCTCCGGGCGCCACTAACATTGTTTCAAATTATTGGACGGGAGGAAACGGCGTCTATGTGCCCGGTAACAATGTACCGAACCCGCTGTATTATCCTACAGCAGCTGAAATAGCGGCCGGCGAAGTCAATTTGCAGTATCATCTTACATACAATGCTGCAACTCCTTCTGCAGATGCTTCTTTACTGGCGTATGATCACCTCAACGAAGATTCCATTTTTTACATCAGTCCGATTGATGGAAGTGTGCAAGGTGTTCAAAGTAATTCAGGAAATGACCTGACTGCAATCGGCTATCAATCCAATACGAATTTACTGTATGGAATTTCCAATATCGTTGAGCCTCCCAACCTGTTTGAAATCGATGTCATAACCAATGCCGTAACATTATTGATCAGCAATTTAGGCTATTCTTTCTGGGCAGGCGATTTCGATAATTTAAATCAATTGTTTTACGTCATAGGTACTCCCTATGGAGCTGCACAGCAGCAAGGACTGTTTGTTTTTGATTTCAGTTCTGGAACGCCGGTCGGTACGTATATTGGCCCGTTAAACCTGACAGGCGATAATAATATCGTGTTTTATAACGGAGGAGACGGTATCAACGGGCTGGCTTACGATCCAAACACGAATAGGTTATACGGGGTTTCGTTTAGCGGACAATTGTACGACATTAATCCTGTAAGCGGGAATGCAACGCTCATTGGAGATTGTCAGCCGGGATTGCGGGGATTGGCTTACGATTATACGACTAACAAATTGTGGGGATGTGATGAGTTCGCCAACCTCTATGAACTGGATGAAAATACCGGTACATTATTGAATACGGTGGATTGCCAGGGAGATTTTGTCGTGGTCACCTCGTTGACTTTTGCTCCCGGGCTGATCGGCGAGACAGTAACTTGTACGGATAGTTTACATATCGATATCATCGACTGTAATATGAACTGCAGCAGTCAGATGAGTATTTTGGGTGATTCGTGCACTCAGGAAGTTTTTTCTTTTTCGATCTTATCAGATTCTTCCATTGTTAGTGCGCTTTGGAATTTTGGAGATCCCGGCAGCGGAACGGACAACACCTCAAACGCCATCAACCCCGATCACACATTTTCATCGGCTGGAAGTTACACCGTTACGGCTATTGTGAATCTGAGTTGCGGGACCGATACCCTCACTGAAACCATAACGGTAGTCCCTTGTGAGACTCCCGAAACCCTGACATGTGAATTAGAAGTTCCAAACATATTTACGCCCAACGCCGACGGCATAAACGATCATTTTGCCCCGAATTCGAATTGTTTGTTTGACCAGTACGATTTTTTCATTGTTAACCGGTGGGGCGAACTGGTTTTCACAGCTTCCGGCCAAACTGACAAATGGGATGGCAAATATAACGGAACCAACTGTTCCGAGGGTGTTTATTTTTACGTGATAAACTATCAATTTCCGGCACAGCAAACCCAAATGGTTCAGGGTATGGTGACACTTAGCAGATAG
- a CDS encoding alpha/beta hydrolase-fold protein, translating into MKNTLILLFLALGALSYGQKNKAKQAETNTAKPFVLGVIDEIQSKELGEKRIVNIYLPQGYNPADSVKYPVIYLLDGSADEDFIHVAGLVQFYNFEWVNQVPKSIVVGIASVDRQRDFTFPSTHEDQKKGRFVNTGHSDKFIAFIEKELQPFMAAKYKANTDKTLIGQSLGGLLATDILLKKPGMFNRYIIISPSLWWDYGSLLELNSALLSEGYNKPTDIYIGVGKEGLTPTDPARVMEVDANLLADKLKGAKNPNVKVHFDYLPLENHATIMHQAVMNAFHLLYTVPKE; encoded by the coding sequence ATGAAAAACACCCTGATACTCTTATTCCTTGCTCTTGGCGCATTATCCTACGGTCAGAAAAACAAAGCAAAACAAGCTGAAACCAACACTGCAAAACCGTTTGTATTGGGAGTCATTGACGAAATTCAATCCAAAGAACTGGGGGAAAAGCGCATTGTGAATATTTACCTGCCGCAAGGCTATAACCCGGCGGATTCCGTAAAATACCCGGTAATCTATTTGCTGGATGGTTCTGCGGATGAAGACTTTATCCACGTTGCCGGGCTGGTTCAGTTCTATAATTTCGAATGGGTTAACCAGGTCCCGAAATCCATTGTGGTGGGAATTGCATCGGTTGACAGGCAGCGCGATTTTACGTTCCCAAGCACGCATGAGGATCAGAAGAAAGGACGTTTTGTGAATACCGGGCATTCGGATAAGTTCATTGCGTTTATCGAAAAGGAATTGCAGCCCTTTATGGCAGCTAAATACAAGGCGAACACCGACAAAACGTTGATCGGCCAATCTCTGGGCGGCTTGCTGGCAACGGATATCCTGTTGAAGAAACCGGGAATGTTCAATCGCTACATTATCATCAGCCCGAGTTTGTGGTGGGATTACGGTTCCCTGCTGGAGCTGAACTCTGCACTTTTGTCGGAAGGGTATAACAAACCGACAGACATTTACATCGGTGTGGGAAAAGAAGGATTGACACCAACTGACCCGGCACGTGTGATGGAAGTCGACGCGAACCTTTTGGCGGATAAACTGAAAGGAGCTAAAAATCCGAACGTGAAAGTACACTTCGATTACTTGCCGCTCGAAAATCACGCAACAATTATGCACCAGGCGGTAATGAACGCGTTCCATTTGTTGTATACCGTTCCGAAGGAATAA
- a CDS encoding PQQ-dependent sugar dehydrogenase yields the protein MRKKLFLSFVLFSALLLTGCYTTRKSRGGGQIKVIPARTIDTSDILLLPGYKIEPVAVDLTFPAAVTFDDEGKMYVTETGYSYGEIWKEPKLIRLNADGSKTTIASGEKNGPWTGVVFHKGYFYLVEGGALGGGKILRISKDGKIKVLTENLPSMGDHQTNGPAIKDGYIYFGQGTATNSGVVGPDNADFGWLWRKKDFHDIPCKDIVLNGINYPSDNVLTDDKDDTTLTGPYSAFGEAVVAGQVIKGAVPCTGSIMRIPLEGGQPELVAWGLRNPYGLAFSEDGKLFITENGFDDRGSRPVWGAGDVLWEITTGMWYGWPDFSEGKPIQDDEEFKPPGKGKVKPVLQKYPNDPPKPTAVLGVHSSSNGFDFSTSSKFGFVGEAFIAQFGDMAPTVGDVLAPVGFKIVRVDVKTGVIRDFAVNEGRKNGPASWLGEGGLERPLSVQFDPTGEVLYVVDFGIMRMTEQGPQPQTNTGVIWKITKL from the coding sequence ATGAGAAAAAAGCTATTCCTGAGTTTTGTCCTTTTCAGCGCGTTGTTGCTGACAGGATGCTACACCACCCGGAAATCGAGAGGTGGAGGCCAGATCAAAGTCATTCCTGCACGTACTATTGACACATCAGATATTTTATTGCTTCCCGGTTACAAGATCGAACCGGTTGCTGTGGATTTGACTTTTCCGGCGGCGGTTACTTTTGATGACGAAGGAAAGATGTACGTAACAGAAACGGGCTATTCCTACGGTGAAATCTGGAAAGAACCGAAACTGATCCGTTTGAATGCCGATGGCAGCAAAACAACCATTGCTTCAGGAGAAAAAAATGGCCCGTGGACAGGAGTTGTTTTTCACAAAGGATATTTCTACCTGGTAGAAGGCGGAGCATTGGGAGGCGGGAAAATACTCCGGATTTCTAAAGACGGGAAGATCAAAGTGCTCACGGAAAATCTGCCGAGTATGGGCGACCATCAAACCAACGGCCCGGCGATTAAAGACGGATACATCTATTTCGGCCAGGGAACTGCAACGAATTCAGGTGTCGTTGGCCCCGATAATGCCGATTTCGGCTGGTTGTGGCGTAAAAAGGATTTTCACGACATTCCCTGCAAGGATATTGTGCTGAATGGGATCAATTATCCGTCAGACAATGTACTCACGGACGATAAAGATGATACAACGCTTACCGGCCCTTATTCAGCCTTTGGCGAAGCAGTTGTTGCTGGGCAGGTAATCAAAGGCGCGGTTCCGTGTACCGGTTCCATTATGCGCATTCCGCTGGAAGGCGGGCAACCTGAACTGGTAGCCTGGGGATTGAGAAATCCGTACGGACTGGCCTTTTCGGAAGACGGTAAGTTGTTTATTACCGAAAACGGTTTTGACGATAGAGGAAGCCGCCCGGTTTGGGGCGCAGGTGATGTGCTTTGGGAAATAACCACCGGAATGTGGTATGGATGGCCGGATTTTTCAGAAGGAAAACCCATTCAGGACGATGAAGAGTTCAAACCACCGGGCAAAGGTAAAGTGAAGCCGGTACTTCAAAAATACCCGAACGATCCTCCCAAACCAACAGCGGTTTTGGGTGTGCATTCTTCCTCCAACGGATTTGATTTTTCGACCAGCAGCAAGTTTGGTTTTGTCGGTGAGGCTTTCATTGCGCAATTCGGTGATATGGCCCCGACAGTAGGTGATGTCCTGGCTCCGGTTGGATTCAAGATCGTGCGGGTGGATGTCAAAACAGGCGTGATCCGTGACTTTGCTGTGAACGAAGGCAGAAAGAACGGTCCGGCTTCCTGGTTGGGCGAAGGAGGATTGGAACGGCCGCTTTCGGTTCAGTTCGATCCGACAGGCGAAGTACTCTATGTAGTTGATTTCGGGATCATGAGAATGACCGAACAAGGACCGCAGCCACAAACAAACACAGGTGTAATCTGGAAAATCACGAAATTATGA
- a CDS encoding cytochrome c has product MKRFLVLLIIGGMGIFLMDYCGIRKSEPVTGKVFVPANDQIAHGEQLFMMHCQKCHPGGEGGVGIAINPVPVPQFVKRFQVRHGLGVMPSFKKDEISKSDLKDISKYMKAWNHYKKAK; this is encoded by the coding sequence ATGAAACGGTTCTTAGTACTATTGATCATCGGGGGAATGGGAATTTTCCTGATGGATTATTGCGGTATACGCAAATCTGAACCGGTTACCGGTAAAGTGTTTGTTCCTGCAAACGATCAAATCGCTCACGGCGAACAATTGTTCATGATGCATTGCCAAAAATGTCATCCGGGAGGTGAAGGCGGTGTCGGTATTGCGATCAACCCGGTACCGGTACCTCAATTCGTGAAGCGTTTCCAGGTGCGGCACGGGCTGGGAGTGATGCCTTCGTTTAAAAAGGATGAAATTTCCAAAAGCGATCTGAAAGATATTTCAAAGTACATGAAGGCATGGAACCATTATAAAAAAGCAAAATGA
- a CDS encoding TonB-dependent receptor, giving the protein MSFFRYFLPIWIVFLIFPAFSQEFSGTVKNETGDPVQARIRVLNTETETRSNADGMFVISGLLPGEYLLHISSPTTGSLEYPIRFPDTVQHEIILKDKSVTLETVTVSAVKQETLQRDFPGSVTILSARDVTRLRLWNTTDFTALAPNLFTGNPGDNRTVTSIRGITSTSYDPAVATYIDGVNQFGLDTYISELIDVERIEFLRGPQGTLYGRGAMGGVISIITKEPSNKTRGFAEAHLGNYGWQRYSAGISTPVVKNKLYAGVSAVYQSHNGFFTNEYNHSSFDVQQTITANYNLKYQLGKHWSLRANFKQNHHRNNGAFPLHSSKEEAMEQPYRLNQDAVAKMIDNTLNGSLSFHYSGKQFHFVSQSTFQTNQRYYDGAIDGDFSPLDAVSIYNDYGGKWNRTTVPAQEFRFSSPATAKRLKWVAGSYLFFQEGFVKQAVKYGGDALLIGAPDTDFSVINTSKFRSAGGALFGQVTWVLIEKLELTAGLRYDLEYKRQSVLSEYQKDPDPEPLFALRSDTTGKADFTAFSPKAGLLYHINETSSGYATYSRGFRPGGLTQLSNDPSQPPLYAFDPEYSDNLEVGFRSSLLKNQLSFHVALFYTMVLNAQVPTLILPEAITITRNAGKLISKGVELELAALPFKQVEIRGNFGYTDARYPSLTLSQNDQAVELDNHRQLFTPRVTSLLVLQYTQPLKHAFVATLRGEWKYVGDHFFDLANQISQEAYNLLNVRAGIGYRQFESAIWVRNLADTRFIDYAYDFGAVHLGAPRTYGLSLIFHFD; this is encoded by the coding sequence ATGAGCTTTTTCCGTTATTTCCTGCCGATTTGGATCGTATTCCTGATCTTTCCGGCCTTTTCCCAGGAATTTTCCGGCACAGTCAAAAATGAAACGGGTGATCCTGTCCAGGCAAGAATCCGGGTATTGAATACCGAAACGGAAACCCGTTCAAATGCGGATGGAATGTTTGTCATTAGCGGACTATTACCGGGCGAGTACTTGCTTCATATTTCGTCACCAACTACCGGCTCGCTGGAATACCCGATCCGGTTTCCGGATACGGTGCAGCACGAAATTATCCTGAAAGACAAATCGGTTACCCTGGAAACAGTGACGGTTTCGGCTGTGAAACAGGAAACTTTGCAGCGAGATTTTCCGGGAAGTGTGACCATCCTTTCTGCAAGAGATGTTACCCGGTTGCGGCTTTGGAATACGACAGATTTTACAGCACTTGCTCCGAACCTTTTTACCGGGAACCCGGGAGATAACCGGACCGTCACTTCCATCCGGGGAATTACTTCAACCTCTTACGATCCGGCGGTGGCAACATACATCGACGGAGTCAATCAATTCGGGCTGGATACTTACATTTCCGAATTGATAGATGTGGAACGAATCGAATTTTTGCGCGGCCCGCAGGGTACACTTTATGGGCGCGGTGCAATGGGCGGTGTAATCAGCATCATTACCAAAGAACCGTCGAATAAAACAAGAGGGTTTGCGGAAGCACACCTGGGGAATTACGGCTGGCAGCGTTACAGTGCGGGAATCAGCACGCCGGTGGTCAAAAATAAACTCTATGCGGGAGTTTCCGCTGTTTACCAGTCACACAATGGTTTTTTTACCAATGAGTACAATCATTCCTCTTTTGATGTGCAGCAAACGATTACAGCGAATTACAACCTGAAATACCAGCTTGGCAAACACTGGTCGTTACGGGCAAATTTCAAGCAAAACCATCACCGCAATAACGGAGCTTTTCCCCTTCATTCCAGCAAGGAAGAAGCTATGGAGCAGCCTTATCGGTTGAACCAGGACGCGGTTGCAAAAATGATCGATAATACGCTCAACGGTTCGCTTTCTTTCCACTATTCCGGGAAGCAATTCCATTTTGTGTCACAATCTACTTTCCAGACAAACCAGCGTTATTACGACGGAGCTATTGACGGCGATTTTTCTCCGTTGGATGCCGTGTCGATCTACAATGATTACGGCGGAAAATGGAATCGTACTACCGTTCCTGCACAGGAATTCCGGTTTAGTTCACCGGCCACAGCCAAGCGCTTGAAATGGGTTGCGGGAAGCTACTTGTTTTTCCAGGAAGGATTTGTGAAGCAAGCGGTGAAATATGGCGGGGATGCTTTGCTGATCGGTGCGCCCGATACCGATTTTTCGGTGATTAATACTTCTAAATTCCGGAGTGCGGGCGGGGCTTTATTCGGGCAGGTAACATGGGTTTTGATCGAAAAACTGGAGTTGACGGCCGGTTTGCGTTACGACCTGGAATACAAACGGCAATCAGTACTGAGCGAATACCAAAAAGACCCGGATCCGGAGCCGCTTTTCGCGCTGCGTTCCGATACAACCGGAAAAGCTGATTTTACCGCTTTCTCCCCGAAAGCAGGGCTGCTTTATCATATCAACGAGACTTCAAGCGGGTATGCGACCTATAGCCGGGGATTCCGTCCGGGTGGATTGACCCAGTTGTCAAACGATCCTTCCCAGCCGCCGTTATATGCGTTTGACCCGGAATATAGTGATAACCTGGAAGTGGGATTTCGCAGCAGCTTGCTCAAAAACCAGTTATCGTTCCATGTAGCACTTTTTTATACCATGGTACTGAACGCCCAGGTGCCAACATTGATTCTTCCCGAGGCTATCACAATCACCCGCAACGCCGGAAAATTGATCAGTAAAGGCGTAGAACTGGAATTGGCTGCATTGCCGTTCAAACAAGTGGAAATCCGTGGTAATTTCGGGTATACCGATGCGAGATATCCTTCTTTAACACTTTCTCAAAACGACCAGGCTGTTGAATTGGATAATCACCGCCAGCTTTTTACTCCGCGTGTTACTTCATTGCTGGTACTTCAGTACACGCAGCCTCTGAAACATGCTTTTGTGGCAACTTTGCGCGGTGAATGGAAATATGTGGGGGATCACTTTTTCGACCTTGCGAATCAGATTTCGCAGGAAGCGTACAATTTGCTGAATGTAAGAGCGGGAATCGGGTACAGACAATTCGAATCGGCGATTTGGGTAAGGAACCTGGCAGATACCCGTTTCATCGATTATGCCTATGATTTCGGAGCGGTTCATTTGGGTGCGCCGAGAACATACGGTTTGTCCCTGATTTTTCATTTTGACTAG
- a CDS encoding DUF1801 domain-containing protein: MEVQEQISEYIGSQPEPKRGEMQTLHELILGISPGCKLWFTDGRNAEGKVVSNPNIGYGGYIIHYADGTSREFYRVGLSANTTGISVYILGLEDKTFLARTYGETLGKASITGYCIKFKTLKNIHPDVLGAAIRYGLELPTGN, translated from the coding sequence ATGGAAGTACAGGAACAAATCAGCGAATACATCGGAAGTCAGCCCGAACCCAAGCGCGGGGAAATGCAAACGCTGCACGAATTGATACTCGGTATTTCACCGGGCTGCAAGTTGTGGTTCACGGATGGCAGGAATGCGGAAGGTAAAGTGGTTTCCAATCCGAATATCGGTTACGGAGGTTACATCATTCACTATGCGGACGGAACAAGCCGTGAGTTTTACCGCGTTGGCTTAAGCGCAAACACAACCGGTATCTCTGTTTATATCCTGGGATTGGAAGACAAAACCTTTTTAGCCCGAACCTATGGTGAAACGCTGGGTAAGGCAAGTATTACCGGTTATTGTATCAAATTCAAAACGCTGAAAAACATCCATCCGGATGTCCTTGGAGCGGCCATCCGATACGGGTTGGAGCTTCCCACCGGAAACTAA
- a CDS encoding FAD-binding protein, translating into MNYQKQLPISYLLFTKRGRINRRTYWLISIFIWTIFYVLFNALERGISESATWILYPLLYWALFCTANKRLHDVGMSGYWLWLILIPVFGPLFLFLVLGFRRGVKKENKFGPSPNLAADYYKNPDAEPIKHLKTGEKIVNDVSRLNPVLVSKVLVPGSVEEVQKIVRETEGHLSVGGGRFSMGGHTASSYGVHIDMREMNRVISFPPEEKRIKVEAGIRWCDIQKHIDSHDLSVKVMQSYANFTVGGSVSVNCHGRYIGYGSVVMSVRSLDIVTADGDLKTVSRTQHPELFEAVVGCYNAIAVIVAVELELAENERMERKWKLVKTDQYLDFFKKKVRDNKDVILHNGDLYPPDFSRIRGVSWVRTTKKTTQKARLIPLRAQYPVERFFISSFSKSNFSKWRRQFVIDPILYSRKKVHWRNYEAGYDVAELEPASREYSSYILQEYFVPVEQFEEFSAKMAGIFRRYKVNVINVSIRHAVQNRDSLLSWSEEEVFAFVIWYKQSTNEKAKNTVGIWTRELTDAALSCGGTYYLPYQLHATPEQFHKAYPHAKKLFRLKQQIDPANKFRNSLWEKYYNPHANYE; encoded by the coding sequence ATGAACTATCAAAAACAACTGCCCATTTCTTACCTGCTCTTTACCAAACGAGGGCGTATAAACAGACGAACTTACTGGCTGATATCGATTTTTATCTGGACCATTTTCTATGTGCTGTTTAACGCATTGGAAAGAGGAATTTCCGAAAGTGCAACCTGGATTTTGTATCCTTTGCTTTATTGGGCGTTGTTTTGTACGGCCAATAAACGGTTACACGATGTAGGGATGTCGGGCTATTGGCTTTGGCTGATACTCATCCCGGTTTTCGGGCCTTTGTTTTTATTCCTGGTCCTGGGATTCAGGCGCGGAGTGAAAAAGGAGAATAAGTTCGGGCCAAGTCCGAATCTGGCTGCTGATTACTATAAGAATCCCGACGCGGAACCGATCAAACACCTGAAAACAGGCGAGAAGATCGTAAACGATGTTTCCCGGTTAAACCCGGTTTTGGTTTCCAAAGTGCTTGTTCCCGGTTCTGTGGAAGAAGTGCAGAAAATCGTCAGGGAAACGGAAGGACATCTTTCGGTGGGCGGAGGGCGCTTCAGTATGGGCGGACACACTGCCAGTTCCTATGGCGTTCACATCGATATGCGCGAAATGAACCGCGTAATTTCCTTTCCCCCGGAAGAAAAACGGATCAAAGTGGAAGCCGGCATTCGCTGGTGTGATATCCAAAAACACATCGATTCCCACGATCTGAGTGTAAAAGTGATGCAGTCTTATGCAAATTTTACGGTCGGCGGTTCTGTAAGTGTGAATTGTCACGGCCGGTATATCGGTTACGGGTCGGTAGTGATGTCGGTTCGTTCATTGGACATCGTTACGGCAGACGGAGATCTGAAAACGGTTTCGCGGACGCAGCACCCGGAATTATTTGAGGCGGTTGTGGGCTGTTACAATGCCATTGCGGTTATTGTAGCTGTTGAACTCGAATTGGCGGAGAACGAACGGATGGAGCGCAAATGGAAACTGGTGAAAACGGATCAGTACCTCGATTTTTTCAAAAAGAAAGTGCGCGATAATAAGGATGTGATCCTGCATAACGGTGATTTATATCCGCCCGATTTTTCCAGAATTCGCGGGGTTTCCTGGGTGCGGACTACGAAAAAAACGACACAGAAAGCCCGTTTGATCCCGCTTCGTGCACAATACCCGGTAGAGCGGTTTTTCATCAGTTCCTTCAGTAAGAGCAATTTTTCCAAGTGGAGACGGCAATTTGTGATCGATCCGATTCTTTACAGCAGGAAAAAAGTGCATTGGCGCAATTACGAAGCAGGTTATGATGTGGCTGAACTGGAACCGGCTTCGCGGGAATATAGTTCGTATATCCTCCAGGAATATTTCGTTCCTGTGGAGCAATTTGAGGAGTTTTCTGCGAAAATGGCCGGAATTTTCCGCCGTTATAAAGTCAATGTGATCAATGTGTCGATCCGACATGCCGTACAAAACCGCGATTCGCTATTGAGCTGGAGTGAAGAAGAAGTCTTTGCATTCGTGATCTGGTACAAGCAAAGTACGAATGAAAAAGCAAAGAATACAGTAGGGATCTGGACCCGTGAACTGACGGATGCTGCGTTGAGTTGCGGAGGAACGTATTACCTGCCGTACCAGCTTCATGCTACCCCAGAACAATTCCACAAAGCTTACCCGCACGCAAAGAAATTGTTCCGCCTGAAACAACAGATCGATCCGGCTAACAAGTTCCGGAATTCCCTCTGGGAAAAATACTATAATCCACATGCCAATTATGAATAA
- a CDS encoding methyltransferase domain-containing protein, whose protein sequence is MNNPTSEFKAVFSDTRSSDRFYQFLQGIFHLYPEDKFHHLIAEKSQQLATDKEIYEAVQKELKGITPFLSALTYALPALKKQKREMSSQVLQILEGKTGINGYLEIGSTGRYISELKKHIRITGPVYLMNDIAPNNGIADIMERGKIGKIGTFFHLDYKPIPAQIADNSLDVVTCHIGLHHCPVELLPAFVESIKRVLKPGGLFIMRDHDVNTEEMRVFASLVHTVFNLGLHETWAKNEAEYRSFGSVEEWVKLLENSGFADQGFRILQENDPSLNTLLAFAKN, encoded by the coding sequence ATGAATAATCCGACATCCGAATTCAAAGCCGTTTTCTCCGATACGCGATCCAGCGACCGGTTCTACCAGTTTTTGCAGGGAATTTTTCACCTTTACCCGGAGGACAAATTCCATCATTTGATTGCAGAAAAATCGCAACAGTTGGCAACGGACAAAGAGATTTATGAAGCCGTTCAAAAAGAACTGAAAGGCATTACGCCCTTTCTTTCTGCGTTGACATATGCTTTGCCGGCGTTGAAGAAACAGAAAAGAGAAATGTCGAGCCAGGTACTTCAAATCCTGGAAGGTAAAACAGGAATAAACGGCTACCTGGAAATCGGTTCAACGGGCCGTTATATCAGTGAATTGAAAAAGCACATCCGGATCACGGGTCCGGTTTACCTGATGAATGACATTGCTCCGAATAACGGGATTGCAGATATTATGGAACGCGGGAAGATCGGGAAGATCGGAACCTTTTTCCACCTGGACTACAAACCCATTCCGGCCCAAATTGCTGATAATAGCCTGGATGTGGTGACTTGTCACATCGGTTTGCACCATTGCCCGGTAGAATTGCTGCCGGCTTTCGTGGAGTCGATCAAACGCGTGCTCAAACCCGGCGGATTGTTTATCATGCGCGATCACGATGTGAATACGGAAGAAATGCGTGTTTTTGCTTCGTTGGTACATACCGTTTTCAACCTGGGCCTGCATGAAACCTGGGCAAAGAACGAAGCAGAATACCGCTCGTTCGGTTCGGTGGAAGAGTGGGTAAAACTGCTGGAAAATTCCGGGTTCGCGGACCAGGGATTCCGCATTTTACAGGAGAATGATCCTTCACTGAATACCTTGCTGGCATTCGCTAAAAATTGA